The following proteins come from a genomic window of Candidatus Nealsonbacteria bacterium:
- the rpsJ gene encoding 30S ribosomal protein S10, producing MEGERPKLRVKLRAYDHKIIDNSAKQIVESILRCGGEVLGPIPLPTEIHKYTVNRSTFVHKDAREQFEMRIHKRLIEILNPSGKIIDTLRDLNMPAGVDIEMKT from the coding sequence ATTGAAGGAGAAAGACCTAAACTTAGGGTTAAGCTTAGAGCTTATGACCATAAGATTATTGATAACAGCGCTAAGCAAATCGTAGAGAGCATTCTGCGATGCGGAGGAGAAGTTTTAGGTCCCATTCCTTTGCCGACCGAAATTCATAAATATACGGTTAACCGTTCTACTTTTGTGCATAAAGATGCCAGAGAGCAATTTGAAATGAGAATCCACAAAAGATTGATTGAGATTTTAAACCCTTCGGGGAAAATAATAGACACCTTAAGGGATTTAAATATGCCGGCCGGAGTGGATATCGAAATGAAAACTTAA
- the rplC gene encoding 50S ribosomal protein L3 has product MKFILGQKLEMSQIFNEKGEVVPVTLIEAGPCKVLQVKNKEKDGYEAVQLGFIKKTKNIKKTENKKEFKYLKEFKNNEDLKLGQEIDLSIFKEGDKVRISGISKGKGFQGAVKRWGFRDRGFAHGIKHESRTLGSIGCRYPQHVIKGRRMAGHMGFARITVRNLKIAKIDKENNILAVKGAVPGRRGTLLEIKE; this is encoded by the coding sequence ATGAAATTCATTCTTGGTCAAAAATTAGAAATGTCCCAGATATTCAATGAAAAAGGAGAAGTTGTTCCCGTAACTCTGATTGAAGCCGGGCCTTGCAAAGTTTTGCAAGTGAAAAATAAAGAAAAAGACGGGTACGAGGCCGTTCAATTGGGTTTCATTAAAAAAACAAAAAATATTAAAAAAACCGAAAACAAAAAAGAATTTAAATATTTAAAAGAATTTAAAAATAACGAAGATTTAAAATTAGGACAGGAGATAGACCTTTCCATTTTTAAAGAAGGAGACAAGGTAAGAATTTCCGGCATTTCAAAGGGAAAGGGTTTTCAGGGAGCGGTAAAAAGATGGGGATTCAGGGACAGGGGTTTTGCCCACGGAATAAAACATGAATCAAGAACTTTGGGGTCAATAGGCTGCCGTTATCCCCAGCACGTAATTAAAGGTAGAAGAATGGCAGGCCATATGGGGTTTGCAAGAATAACAGTAAGAAATTTAAAGATTGCCAAGATAGATAAAGAAAACAATATTTTAGCCGTAAAAGGAGCGGTTCCGGGCCGAAGAGGGACCTTGTTGGAAATTAAAGAATAG